The genomic stretch CCCGCTGCACCTGGTGGCAAGGCCGCTTATGTGCCTCCTAGCATGAGAGCAGGTGCAGACAGAAGCACTGGTGGTTCGGACATGAGGAGGAGGAACGATGAGAACTCTGTGCGTGTGACTAACTTGTCTGAGGACACCCGTGAACCCGATTTGATGGAGCTCTTCCATCCGTTTGGAGCTGTCTCCCGTGTCTATGTGGCGATTGATCAGAAAACTGGAGTGAGCAGAGGGTTTGGTTTCGTCAACTTCGTGAGCAGAGAAGACGCTCAACGAGCCATCAACAAGCTGAATGGTTATGGTTATGATAACCTCATCCTCAGGGTTGAGTGGGCCACTCCAAGACCCACTTAGAAAATGTTTCGACTCCTTCATAAACTCCTACTCATTTTTGTCTTTCCTGCTATGGCTTTTGTTTATCAGACTGTTTGTctgttggtttggttttggtcgGATTAAGATCAGAAGATGTTATGTTCGTCTTTAATACATAAGCAATGTTTCGAATACTTGGAAgtttatttaatcaatttatatcTACCCAACTCGTAGTTAACATTTTCTAATGGAACAAAAAGAATTCTCGATGTGTTGCGCCATAATAACCCCTTGGATCTCTACTAGATAATCTAATTGTTTTATTCATTATGCCAATTTTTAGTTGCTATTAGCTATGCTTTAGAAGAAGCCGAGTGTTCGGTTGGGAAATTTTTAGTTTCTTGAAAGGAGCTCTGGACATTGGTCGTTATATAAGTGAGCTCCACGAATACGTGTTCCCATGCCTGTAAAAGAAGTCCACACATAGTCCTTTCTATTTATATACTTCTATATATAACAAGTCCTACTTTTTCTCTTATTTGGTATTTTTCCCTTTATTTACTCTTAGTAATTAATTCATATGTTTCCTCATCTTTAAGCTCAAAACACAAATTACATGTTTTTCACGAAATACAAAACACGATTATACATCCCATAATAATAAACACATTAGGTTTGACATTTGTTTTTGTGGTTCTCTTATAGTTTGAAACCgattgtcaaaagaaaaaaaaaaggtttgaaacctgatatataatatatttgaaagtCTTCTCATCGTTGACTGAGTCTGAGGTTATCTTCGTCATTTGTGTGTTTCGTAAACcgtcttcatcatcttctcccATTTATATATGTTCACCTGAGAGTTGTCAGTTGTCACTCCAGAAAAggggaaaacaaaaaaaaaaactactaaaactaaataatcTCAGCCACCGTTGGGGCTAGTTTCGTAATTTGCATGAGGGTAACTGTGAAAATTAAGTGATCTCCGGTGATGAAACTGAATCGCGGCGGTGGAGAGCTCGGCTACCACCACGACGCCCTGAAGTTTTCTAGCTTAACCTTCACGCCTGAGCGGCCACGTGACTACCTCGTGCTTTTCACCCGCTTCTCGATCCTCACGTGCCTCATCGTCTCCATCTCTCTCGTTCTTCGCGCCACTTTTTCAGCCTCCTCCGCGCCGTACTACTCCTCCTCCTCATACCGCCGTCTCCGTTTCCCCGCCGTATCTCAGAAAGCCCTAGCCACACCGCCGGCGAGATCCGTCGGACCGATCAACATCTCTCACATCCAGTTCTGCATCGCCGGAGCAGCCAAGACGTGGATCGATCGGAGCCGGTACACCTCCTCGTGGTGGCGCAACTCCACACGCGGATTCGTCTGGCTCGATGAACCGGTTAAGATCCCTAAACACCACTCCGATGATAACCGGTTCTCGATCCCGGTTCGAGTCTCCGATACAAGCTGGACTCGGTTTAGATTCTCCAGCTCGCGTGCCGGTGTTCGGATCGCTCGCGTGATCTGGGATAGCTACCGGCTGAATCTCCCCGACGTGCGGTGGTTCGTGATGGGAGACGACGACACCGTCTTCTTCGCGGATAACCTCGTCAAGGTTCTCTCCAAGTACGACCACGAGCAGATGTGGTACGTCGGGGGAAACTCGGAGAGCGTCGAGCAGGACGTGATGCACGACTACGACATGGCGTTCGGAGGCGGCGGGTTCGCGATCAGCCGTCCGCTCGCGGCGCGTTTGGCGGCCGCGATGGACGGTTGTCTGCAACGGTATTTCTACTTCTACGGCTCGGATCAGAGAATCGCGGCTTGCGTTAG from Raphanus sativus cultivar WK10039 unplaced genomic scaffold, ASM80110v3 Scaffold1305, whole genome shotgun sequence encodes the following:
- the LOC108856563 gene encoding uncharacterized protein LOC108856563, whose protein sequence is MKLNRGGGELGYHHDALKFSSLTFTPERPRDYLVLFTRFSILTCLIVSISLVLRATFSASSAPYYSSSSYRRLRFPAVSQKALATPPARSVGPINISHIQFCIAGAAKTWIDRSRYTSSWWRNSTRGFVWLDEPVKIPKHHSDDNRFSIPVRVSDTSWTRFRFSSSRAGVRIARVIWDSYRLNLPDVRWFVMGDDDTVFFADNLVKVLSKYDHEQMWYVGGNSESVEQDVMHDYDMAFGGGGFAISRPLAARLAAAMDGCLQRYFYFYGSDQRIAACVSEIGVPFTEERGFHQLDIRGDPYGFLSAHPLAPLVSLHHLDYLDPLFPNKTPIESLQTLMKPYTSDPHRILQQINCHDHKRGWSISISWGYSIQIYTYFLSAKDLETPLQTFKTWRSFSDGPFTFNTRPLRPDPCERPVTYFMDGAEDVRDSGTKTWYSVADKNYGHCGKSEYSRVSKVKRILVTSMKMDPEYWNKAPRRQCCELLEGGGRGSEKEMSIRIRKCSSLEMI